A genomic window from Phoenix dactylifera cultivar Barhee BC4 chromosome 7, palm_55x_up_171113_PBpolish2nd_filt_p, whole genome shotgun sequence includes:
- the LOC103702347 gene encoding elongation factor Ts, mitochondrial-like isoform X1 yields the protein MARSWVAKVSRELLHKELGTYRQPRHGEFGNLNCLSSMLLRRFGSEVSASEQMNLIRQLREKTSAPIKDVKAALVSCNWDIEAAHKDLRKRGVVLASKKSSRTAAEGLLAVAQNDNRAVAVELNCETDFVARNDIFQYLASSLARVALSVESPVQQIQAAFPFGPEYLENMKINADHPKLCGEITVQNAVTEVAAMVGENVKLRRGFAMSRSSHGVISSYLHTSPQLGLGRIAGLVTLEVEDENAPLDALQRVGSSLAMHIVASKPLFLSKEFVSSEAIESERDVFKSQAESSGKSQMAIEKMVEGRMRKYFEEVVLLEQKFVMNDSVHVKSLLNDLSKEVGSSVKIGNFLRIEVGEGIQRLEASEAPDSVARAA from the exons ATGGCTCGCTCCTGGGTCGCCAAAGTATCAAGAGAGTTGCTGCACAAGGAACTGGGCACTTACCGTCAGCCTCGACATGGAGAATTTGGCAACCTAAATTGTTTAAGTTCGATGCTTCTAAGAAGGTTTGGCTCTGAAGTGTCAGCTTCCGAGCAGATGAATCTTATTAGACAGCTGAGGGAAAAGACGAGCGCGCCCATAAAAGATGTCAAGGCAGCCCTTGTTAGTTGTAATTGGGATATTG AGGCTGCACACAAGGACCTGAGAAAGAGAGGCGTGGTGCTTGCATCGAAGAAGTCCTCACGGACTGCTGCTGAGGGTTTACTTGCAGTGGCACAAAATGACAATAGGGCTGTTGCAGTTGAACTTAACTGCGAGACTGATTTTGTTGCAAGGAATGACATATTTCAATACCTG gcttcgtCTTTGGCAAGGGTAGCCTTATCAGTTGAAAGCCCTGTGCAGCAAATTCAAGCAGCTTTTCCTTTTGGCCCTGAGTACTTGGAG AACATGAAGATTAATGCAGATCATCCAAAACTTTGTGGAGAAATAACAGTCCAAAATGCAGTTACAGAAGTTGCTGCCATGGTCGGGGAGAATGTAAAGCTCAGAAGAGGTTTTGCAATGTCCAGATCTTCACATGGTGTTATTTCCTCTTACCTTCATACGAGTCCCCAACTAG GATTGGGCCGAATTGCTGGATTGGTTACTTTAGAGGTAGAAGATGAAAATGCTCCATTGGATGCTCTTCAGCGTGTTGGTTCATCACTGGCAATGCACATAGTGGCATCGAAACCCTTGTTCTTATCGAAGGAATTTGTTTCTTCCGAAGCAATAGAAAGTGAGCGTGACGTATTTAAATCTCAG GCAGAAAGTTCAGGGAAGTCTCAGATGGCCATTGAAAAGATGGTGGAAGGTCGTATGAGGAAGTACTTTGAAGAAGTAGTGTTATTGGAGCAAAAGTTTGTTATGAATGATAGTGTTCATGTCAAG TCACTgctgaatgatttatcaaaagaAGTGGGCTCATCTGTAAAGATTGGCAATTTCCTCAGAATTGAAGTTGGAGAAGGAATTCAGAG GCTTGAAGCTTCTGAGGCACCAGATTCTGTGGCTCGAGCTGCATAA
- the LOC103702347 gene encoding elongation factor Ts, mitochondrial-like isoform X2 — protein MARSWVAKVSRELLHKELGTYRQPRHGEFGNLNCLSSMLLRRFGSEVSASEQMNLIRQLREKTSAPIKDVKAALVSCNWDIEAAHKDLRKRGVVLASKKSSRTAAEGLLAVAQNDNRAVAVELNCETDFVARNDIFQYLASSLARVALSVESPVQQIQAAFPFGPEYLENMKINADHPKLCGEITVQNAVTEVAAMVGENVKLRRGFAMSRSSHGVISSYLHTSPQLGLGRIAGLVTLEVEDENAPLDALQRVGSSLAMHIVASKPLFLSKEFVSSEAIESERDVFKSQAESSGKSQMAIEKMVEGRMRKYFEEVVLLEQKFVMNDSVHVKSLLNDLSKEVGSSVKIGNFLRIEVGEGIQS, from the exons ATGGCTCGCTCCTGGGTCGCCAAAGTATCAAGAGAGTTGCTGCACAAGGAACTGGGCACTTACCGTCAGCCTCGACATGGAGAATTTGGCAACCTAAATTGTTTAAGTTCGATGCTTCTAAGAAGGTTTGGCTCTGAAGTGTCAGCTTCCGAGCAGATGAATCTTATTAGACAGCTGAGGGAAAAGACGAGCGCGCCCATAAAAGATGTCAAGGCAGCCCTTGTTAGTTGTAATTGGGATATTG AGGCTGCACACAAGGACCTGAGAAAGAGAGGCGTGGTGCTTGCATCGAAGAAGTCCTCACGGACTGCTGCTGAGGGTTTACTTGCAGTGGCACAAAATGACAATAGGGCTGTTGCAGTTGAACTTAACTGCGAGACTGATTTTGTTGCAAGGAATGACATATTTCAATACCTG gcttcgtCTTTGGCAAGGGTAGCCTTATCAGTTGAAAGCCCTGTGCAGCAAATTCAAGCAGCTTTTCCTTTTGGCCCTGAGTACTTGGAG AACATGAAGATTAATGCAGATCATCCAAAACTTTGTGGAGAAATAACAGTCCAAAATGCAGTTACAGAAGTTGCTGCCATGGTCGGGGAGAATGTAAAGCTCAGAAGAGGTTTTGCAATGTCCAGATCTTCACATGGTGTTATTTCCTCTTACCTTCATACGAGTCCCCAACTAG GATTGGGCCGAATTGCTGGATTGGTTACTTTAGAGGTAGAAGATGAAAATGCTCCATTGGATGCTCTTCAGCGTGTTGGTTCATCACTGGCAATGCACATAGTGGCATCGAAACCCTTGTTCTTATCGAAGGAATTTGTTTCTTCCGAAGCAATAGAAAGTGAGCGTGACGTATTTAAATCTCAG GCAGAAAGTTCAGGGAAGTCTCAGATGGCCATTGAAAAGATGGTGGAAGGTCGTATGAGGAAGTACTTTGAAGAAGTAGTGTTATTGGAGCAAAAGTTTGTTATGAATGATAGTGTTCATGTCAAG TCACTgctgaatgatttatcaaaagaAGTGGGCTCATCTGTAAAGATTGGCAATTTCCTCAGAATTGAAGTTGGAGAAGGAATTCAGAG CTGA
- the LOC103702346 gene encoding GPI-anchored protein LLG1, with product MASNQSILVPVVMFHLLAVFSTVTAIAGDVLQSHGTTGRNLLQAKKKCEIDFESMNYTVITSQCKGPQYDAKLCCSALKEFACPHAESLNDLNSDCASTMFSYINLYGKYPPGLFAHECREGKEGLVCLAEPPKSDDANHIGQGFFHLILLVSGLFLAFLFN from the exons ATGGCCTCAAACCAGAGCATCTTGGTGCCAGTGGTTATGTTCCACCTCTTGGCTGTATTCTCTACCGTCACCGCCATTGCAG GGGATGTGCTCCAATCTCACGGAACCACCGGCCGCAATCTCTTGCAGGCCAAAAAGA AATGCGAGATAGACTTCGAGTCTATGAACTACACTGTCATCACGAGCCAATGCAAGGGACCGCAGTACGACGCCAAACTCTGCTGCTCGGCTTTGAAGGAATTTGCATGCCCGCATGCAGAGTCTTTGAATGATCTCAACAGTGACTGCGCATCAACCATGTTCAGCTACATAAACCTCTACGGGAAGTACCCGCCAGGCTTGTTCGCCCATGAATGCAGAGAAGGGAAGGAAGGGCTTGTCTGCCTCGCGGAGCCTCCGAAGTCTGATGATGCTAATCACATCGGCCAGGGCTTCTTTCATCTCATACTCCTCGTATCCGGGTTGTTCTTAGCCTTCCTCTTCAACTGA